One stretch of Cyanobium sp. Tous-M-B4 DNA includes these proteins:
- a CDS encoding FUSC family protein, whose product MINRNGLRTAFTAGLGNAFASLSGVGDSQYVSLAVLAVSTGTYGGALALGSQRLLGTALGSVLLLIGYEGLRGLPMPLALALTLGALRLLGGLLKLQVGYKVGGIVIVMGWLVHEGGLAAWIPLRFFWTSFGVLITLLGLRLFWPARGLDTSMTQVAGLLGQLQSCFCDLAARVDPAAADQGEGADPIGISRYRALRNQLIAIRGQRPVLLQELGTLPERHPATLLMANFEATASRLITLVGGLVREPPSLQDPQLVVQLHRAEAELLQAMASQLGRWERQIRIRRGLPKPPDTGLQLPLSWQELDQELNDPTANTASLERLERIASRLMLCRQAEQAIRNGEGNWLAILDRS is encoded by the coding sequence GTGATCAACCGCAACGGCCTGCGCACAGCCTTCACCGCAGGGCTCGGCAACGCTTTCGCCAGCTTGTCGGGGGTGGGAGACAGCCAATACGTTTCTCTGGCGGTGTTGGCGGTGTCCACCGGCACCTACGGCGGCGCGCTCGCCCTGGGCAGCCAGCGCCTGCTGGGCACGGCGCTCGGGTCGGTGCTGTTGCTGATCGGCTACGAGGGGTTGCGGGGCCTGCCGATGCCGCTGGCGCTCGCGCTCACCCTCGGCGCCCTGCGCCTGCTGGGCGGCCTGCTGAAACTGCAGGTGGGCTACAAGGTGGGCGGCATCGTCATCGTGATGGGCTGGCTCGTCCACGAGGGCGGTCTAGCCGCCTGGATTCCGCTTCGCTTTTTCTGGACCAGCTTCGGGGTGCTGATCACGCTGCTGGGCCTGCGGCTGTTTTGGCCAGCCCGCGGACTCGACACCAGCATGACCCAGGTCGCCGGCCTGCTCGGCCAGTTGCAGAGCTGCTTCTGCGACCTGGCGGCGCGGGTAGATCCCGCCGCGGCCGACCAGGGGGAGGGGGCTGATCCGATCGGAATCAGCCGCTACCGGGCCCTGCGCAACCAGCTGATCGCCATCCGGGGGCAGCGGCCTGTGCTGCTGCAGGAGCTGGGCACATTGCCGGAGCGCCATCCGGCCACCCTGCTGATGGCCAATTTCGAGGCCACTGCCTCCCGCCTGATCACCCTGGTGGGCGGCCTGGTGCGCGAGCCACCCTCCCTACAAGATCCCCAGCTGGTGGTGCAGCTGCACCGGGCCGAAGCGGAGTTGCTGCAGGCCATGGCAAGCCAGCTAGGCCGATGGGAACGGCAGATCCGTATTCGCCGGGGGCTGCCAAAACCACCCGACACCGGGCTGCAGCTGCCGCTCAGCTGGCAGGAGCTGGACCAGGAGCTCAACGACCCCACCGCCAACACCGCCTCCCTGGAACGACTCGAGCGGATCGCCAGCCGGCTGATGCTCTGCCGTCAGGCCGAGCAGGCCATCCGCAATGGCGAAGGGAACTGGCTGGCAATTCTCGACAGGAGCTGA
- a CDS encoding aromatic acid exporter family protein: MLLRNSLKLFVAALITAAIAVWTERIQFAWYPLMAVVMVVDDNDDHSLKAASGRILGTVAGGLITFLVHTILGGWIGVLVSMLVMIPVLQLLGWQNALGTAALIAVMFLMLPGHTALGWDYVFNRALDTVVGCIVAILVGLLFWPQNSSSELKAADGRLRYALKTQLQAYSDWLAQRLSRPEPLDPAPLTNALQCMEQLVAQERSGPRHQALKRSGWEQRLRLWQLAHFHWIAWERLVAGLPEHQSLQADLLRHAVKELQRQLSGEPGPTPGREPQRWQQLAQQQQLPLLPLLALAEEGRPLHACLGGLNRMAPL; encoded by the coding sequence ATGCTGCTGCGCAACAGCCTGAAGCTATTTGTAGCCGCGCTCATCACAGCCGCCATTGCCGTCTGGACCGAACGCATTCAATTTGCCTGGTACCCGCTGATGGCAGTGGTGATGGTTGTCGACGATAACGACGACCACTCACTGAAGGCCGCCAGCGGCCGAATCCTGGGCACCGTGGCGGGGGGCCTCATCACCTTCCTGGTGCACACCATCCTCGGCGGTTGGATCGGCGTCCTGGTGTCGATGCTGGTGATGATTCCTGTGCTGCAGCTTCTGGGCTGGCAGAACGCCTTAGGCACGGCCGCGCTGATCGCTGTGATGTTTCTGATGCTTCCCGGCCATACGGCGCTGGGCTGGGACTACGTGTTCAACCGCGCCCTCGACACGGTGGTGGGTTGCATTGTGGCGATCCTGGTGGGCCTGCTGTTCTGGCCGCAAAACAGCAGCAGCGAACTCAAAGCAGCCGATGGGCGCCTGCGTTACGCCCTAAAGACCCAGCTGCAGGCCTACAGCGACTGGCTGGCCCAACGACTATCCAGGCCCGAGCCGCTGGATCCGGCACCGCTCACCAACGCCCTGCAATGCATGGAGCAACTGGTGGCCCAGGAGCGCAGTGGCCCCCGCCATCAGGCCCTCAAACGCAGCGGCTGGGAGCAACGGCTGCGGCTATGGCAGCTGGCCCACTTTCACTGGATCGCCTGGGAGAGGCTGGTGGCCGGCCTGCCCGAACATCAGAGCCTGCAGGCCGATCTGCTGCGGCACGCGGTGAAGGAGCTGCAGCGGCAGCTCAGCGGAGAGCCCGGGCCGACCCCAGGGCGTGAGCCCCAGCGTTGGCAGCAGCTGGCCCAGCAGCAGCAGCTCCCACTGCTGCCGCTGCTGGCTCTCGCGGAGGAGGGGCGCCCGCTGCATGCCTGCCTGGGCGGGCTGAACCGGATGGCTCCGCTGTGA
- a CDS encoding carbon-nitrogen hydrolase family protein, which yields MRLATSSLGLVLSGLLSSGVMLPARAQVDRAQLGSRPVKVAAVDFIPAWGDLDGNIRRLVQAAERVAAEGVQYSVFPETAISGYDFADPAQLAPFVDTIPGRATDALLPVLKRTGMLMSVGIAEKDAYTGIFYNTAVLLGPEGIIGKYRKNGLNGQDVQLFGPGDTDVGVFDTPIGRIALIICYDDTYWQYDRLAALRGAQIIGWHSVSDRVMPGTPAAQAKGNHSTVASVQHMSALNGLWVIGATRSGIERNPINGSQLYYNGGSSIWSPQGRKLVQAPVVPPEVLPPGLNGFFATTIIPAEADAVREQRLAARRPSLYNPLLALRRAPLDSTATATPRPVQLAAAQWTGNASRLSSSQPQLQELLVLPELSSLPSGLNAAEISRRAERRGGAFEQPLARRAKAGSGYLVGSYPERDGSKVFHTVALAGPAGTVLGRYRATHLSAAEQTWASPGNAPMVLSTPLGRIGLATAADLAVTEVTGLYQSLRTDVLAVPSGDPAALKVEIDPRLYAVSDPPTGRADLHPYLAAKLGQFWLVSAGRRVGASTAAGIYGPEPVVQTPTLTAAPGADAVRHRTVVPAPGTWINQQQLIDGQRNDLFKPLVLDPANPCFQSWKRAGHGPVSCP from the coding sequence TTGCGCCTTGCTACCAGTTCCCTTGGCCTAGTGCTATCCGGCCTGCTGAGCAGTGGGGTGATGCTGCCGGCACGTGCCCAGGTGGACAGAGCCCAACTGGGCAGCCGTCCGGTGAAGGTGGCCGCAGTCGACTTCATCCCCGCCTGGGGCGACCTTGACGGCAACATTCGCCGCCTCGTGCAGGCGGCCGAGCGCGTGGCGGCCGAGGGCGTGCAGTACTCCGTCTTTCCGGAAACGGCGATCAGCGGCTACGACTTCGCCGATCCCGCCCAGTTGGCTCCCTTTGTGGACACCATTCCAGGCAGGGCCACCGACGCATTGCTGCCGGTGCTCAAGCGCACCGGGATGCTCATGAGCGTTGGCATCGCCGAAAAGGACGCTTACACCGGGATTTTTTACAACACTGCTGTGTTGCTGGGGCCTGAGGGGATCATCGGCAAATACCGCAAAAACGGCCTCAATGGTCAGGACGTGCAACTGTTCGGCCCGGGCGACACCGATGTCGGCGTGTTTGACACACCGATCGGCCGCATTGCGCTGATCATTTGCTACGACGACACCTACTGGCAGTACGACCGTTTGGCCGCCCTGCGTGGAGCCCAGATCATCGGTTGGCATTCCGTATCGGATCGGGTGATGCCTGGCACGCCAGCGGCTCAGGCGAAGGGCAATCACTCCACCGTGGCCAGCGTGCAGCACATGAGCGCCCTCAACGGTTTGTGGGTGATCGGCGCCACCCGCAGCGGCATAGAGCGCAATCCGATCAATGGCAGCCAGCTTTATTACAACGGCGGCTCCAGCATCTGGTCACCCCAGGGCCGCAAGCTGGTGCAGGCGCCGGTGGTGCCACCCGAGGTGCTGCCGCCGGGATTGAACGGTTTCTTTGCTACCACGATCATTCCGGCGGAAGCCGATGCGGTGCGCGAGCAGCGCTTGGCGGCCCGCCGGCCTTCGCTCTACAACCCGCTGCTGGCCCTGCGCCGGGCCCCTTTGGACAGCACCGCCACCGCGACACCGCGACCGGTGCAGTTGGCCGCCGCCCAGTGGACGGGTAACGCCTCGCGCCTCAGCAGCAGCCAACCCCAGCTCCAGGAGCTGCTGGTGCTCCCCGAGCTCTCCAGTTTGCCCAGCGGCCTAAACGCCGCTGAGATCAGCCGCCGAGCGGAGCGGCGTGGCGGCGCCTTTGAGCAGCCGTTGGCCCGGCGCGCCAAGGCCGGCAGCGGCTACCTAGTGGGGAGCTATCCCGAGCGGGATGGCTCCAAGGTGTTTCACACCGTGGCCTTGGCCGGTCCGGCCGGCACCGTGCTCGGCCGCTACCGCGCCACCCACCTCAGCGCCGCCGAGCAGACCTGGGCCAGTCCTGGGAATGCCCCCATGGTGTTGAGCACGCCGCTGGGGCGCATCGGCCTGGCCACAGCCGCCGACCTCGCCGTAACCGAGGTCACAGGGCTTTACCAGAGCCTGCGTACCGATGTGCTGGCGGTGCCCTCCGGGGATCCTGCGGCGTTGAAGGTAGAGATCGATCCCAGGCTCTATGCAGTGAGCGATCCCCCCACTGGCCGCGCCGACCTCCATCCCTACCTGGCCGCCAAGCTCGGTCAGTTCTGGCTGGTGAGTGCTGGCCGGCGCGTTGGAGCGTCCACGGCCGCGGGGATCTATGGCCCTGAACCCGTGGTGCAAACCCCCACGCTCACGGCTGCCCCTGGCGCGGATGCGGTGCGGCACCGCACGGTGGTGCCGGCACCGGGCACCTGGATCAACCAGCAGCAGCTTATTGATGGCCAGCGCAACGACCTGTTCAAACCCCTGGTGCTCGATCCCGCCAACCCTTGCTTCCAGAGCTGGAAGCGGGCGGGCCATGGCCCGGTGAGCTGCCCGTGA
- a CDS encoding chloride channel protein has product MTPVRVQAAAALAGWLLLGLLFGLLMGPYQAISELGFRLQRGLWLAAQPQPLVGCVVVFAATSLLVLLAWGPLAAGRGGGTTALLALDRAPQAERSAKEALWLQQLSLATQLRRLPLMLLTHLAGLAVGVESPSVALGASVLLAIRRRWPRFQLLAALSPELVAVIGGAAGLGAAFRSPLLAVAYGLEELGQRSGLPLVLPALLLAGSGTLLATTMGQPARLPGLDLGAPAPELWGWVVLLTLVGAAGGSLFVRLLLPAAAWVKRLLAKRLLVGALLLAASLTLLAFVSGGLSLNDGSLSLAPALSGNSVGSPFLWLWRLLASVLSLALGAPGGLMHDSTSLGALLISPLQGLPGLTSNDLAQLAAVGATALFAAAHGAPLFCAAFVFTLQGDPALLPLLMLVAAIAAALGERWRGEGWNDHQVRVLLEAMPSAPQNPSATPSSR; this is encoded by the coding sequence GTGACCCCGGTTCGTGTCCAGGCAGCGGCTGCCCTTGCTGGCTGGTTGCTGCTGGGGCTGCTGTTTGGGCTCCTGATGGGGCCCTATCAGGCCATCTCCGAACTCGGTTTCCGCTTGCAGCGGGGGCTCTGGCTGGCGGCTCAGCCCCAGCCCTTGGTCGGCTGCGTGGTGGTGTTTGCGGCCACGAGCCTGCTGGTGCTGCTGGCCTGGGGGCCGCTGGCCGCGGGCCGCGGTGGCGGCACAACGGCCCTGCTCGCCCTCGATCGCGCACCCCAGGCTGAGCGCAGCGCCAAGGAGGCGCTCTGGCTTCAGCAGCTCAGCCTCGCTACCCAGCTGCGGCGGCTGCCCCTGATGCTGCTCACCCACCTCGCTGGCCTGGCGGTGGGGGTGGAGTCGCCCTCGGTGGCGCTGGGAGCCAGCGTGCTGCTGGCCATCCGCCGTCGCTGGCCTCGTTTTCAGCTGCTGGCTGCCCTGTCGCCCGAGCTGGTGGCAGTGATCGGCGGCGCGGCCGGGTTGGGGGCGGCCTTTCGCTCGCCCCTGCTGGCGGTGGCCTACGGCCTGGAAGAGCTGGGCCAGCGCAGCGGCCTGCCGCTGGTGCTGCCGGCGCTGCTGCTGGCGGGCAGTGGCACCCTGCTGGCCACCACCATGGGCCAGCCGGCCCGTCTGCCTGGTCTGGATCTCGGGGCCCCGGCACCGGAGCTGTGGGGCTGGGTCGTGCTGCTCACCCTGGTGGGGGCTGCTGGCGGAAGCCTGTTTGTGCGCCTGCTGCTGCCGGCGGCGGCCTGGGTAAAACGCCTGCTGGCCAAGCGGCTGCTCGTGGGCGCCCTGCTGCTGGCCGCCAGCCTCACGCTGCTGGCGTTCGTGAGTGGCGGCCTCAGCCTCAATGACGGCTCCCTGTCCCTGGCGCCGGCACTGAGTGGTAACTCAGTGGGCTCTCCGTTCCTCTGGCTCTGGCGCCTGCTTGCCAGCGTGCTCAGCCTGGCCCTGGGGGCTCCTGGTGGCCTGATGCACGACAGCACGAGTCTGGGCGCCCTGCTGATCAGTCCGCTGCAGGGCCTGCCAGGGCTCACCAGCAACGACCTGGCCCAGTTGGCTGCGGTGGGGGCCACGGCCCTGTTCGCAGCGGCCCATGGTGCGCCACTGTTCTGCGCTGCCTTCGTCTTTACACTTCAGGGTGATCCAGCCCTGCTGCCACTGCTAATGCTGGTGGCAGCTATTGCGGCAGCCCTGGGTGAGCGCTGGCGCGGCGAGGGCTGGAATGACCACCAGGTGCGGGTGTTGCTGGAAGCGATGCCCAGCGCCCCTCAGAACCCGAGCGCCACGCCATCGAGCCGGTGA
- a CDS encoding gamma-glutamyltransferase family protein: MTSPAFLHRRSPVFAGRAMASSSSPLVTRVGLRVLEQGGNAVDAAVAMAGMLALAEPMMSGLGGDTMVLVWSAKEQKVFGLNGSGRAPSGASLDRIGSVPVMPEHGAATITIPGAVDGWCALLERFGSRSLQQLWQPVIAYAREGYPVGESIAGFWDLGAALLGPGAPIQLGELLLADRSAPQPGQLMRLPQLAATIERVAREGRQGFYEGPVAEAIATTISAGGVPTTLEDVAAQQHRAEWVEPLSVGYRGREVLGMPPNCQGVVALHALGILDGLPLASMDKAERLHHQIEAIRLGFELAIDVVGEPTPDMLEQVRQALSSAGLAAARSRITNRARLATRPQGANAGDTSYVCAVDPEGNAVSLMTSICGPFGSGLVASDTGVVLNNRGAQFSSQPGHPNALAPGHRPRHSILPAMVLREGLPEFLMGVIGGNAHPQGLTQILVNALDRGMNPQQAVDAPRFKLIMHSGEVHIDPQFSVEVGNELVARGHQLGDSYSFVSFQGAAQMLRIHRDARGQCTSLEAGVDHRLDGVALGF; encoded by the coding sequence ATGACAAGCCCTGCCTTTCTGCATCGCCGCTCGCCCGTGTTTGCCGGGCGCGCCATGGCCAGCTCCAGCTCGCCGCTGGTGACCCGGGTGGGTCTTCGCGTGCTGGAGCAGGGCGGCAACGCGGTGGATGCCGCCGTGGCCATGGCCGGCATGCTGGCGCTGGCCGAGCCGATGATGAGCGGGCTGGGCGGCGACACCATGGTGCTGGTGTGGTCGGCCAAGGAGCAAAAGGTCTTCGGGCTGAATGGCAGCGGTCGTGCCCCGAGCGGCGCCAGCCTCGATCGCATTGGCTCCGTGCCGGTGATGCCGGAGCACGGCGCCGCCACCATCACGATCCCCGGTGCTGTGGATGGCTGGTGCGCGCTGCTGGAGCGCTTCGGCAGCCGCTCGCTGCAGCAGCTGTGGCAGCCAGTGATCGCCTACGCGCGCGAGGGCTATCCGGTGGGTGAATCGATCGCCGGCTTCTGGGACCTTGGCGCCGCATTGCTGGGGCCCGGCGCACCCATCCAGCTGGGAGAGCTGCTGCTGGCCGATCGCAGCGCCCCGCAGCCCGGCCAGCTGATGCGCCTGCCGCAACTGGCGGCCACTATTGAGCGTGTGGCCCGGGAGGGGCGCCAAGGCTTCTATGAAGGCCCCGTGGCCGAGGCGATCGCCACCACAATCAGCGCCGGCGGGGTGCCCACCACCCTTGAGGATGTGGCAGCCCAGCAGCATCGCGCCGAGTGGGTGGAGCCCCTCAGCGTGGGCTACCGCGGCCGAGAGGTTTTGGGGATGCCGCCCAATTGCCAGGGGGTGGTGGCGCTCCATGCCCTCGGCATCCTCGATGGCCTGCCGCTCGCATCGATGGATAAGGCGGAGCGGCTGCACCACCAGATTGAGGCGATCCGCCTAGGTTTCGAGCTGGCGATCGACGTGGTGGGTGAGCCCACCCCCGACATGCTGGAGCAGGTGCGGCAAGCCCTCAGCTCAGCCGGTCTGGCTGCCGCCCGCAGCCGCATCACCAACCGAGCCCGACTCGCCACCCGGCCCCAGGGCGCCAATGCAGGCGACACCAGCTATGTCTGCGCCGTTGATCCAGAGGGCAACGCCGTGTCGCTGATGACCAGCATCTGCGGGCCGTTCGGTTCGGGGCTGGTGGCGAGCGACACGGGGGTGGTACTCAACAACCGGGGCGCGCAGTTTTCCAGCCAGCCGGGCCATCCCAATGCCCTGGCGCCCGGCCATCGACCGCGCCACTCGATCCTGCCGGCGATGGTGCTGCGCGAGGGCCTGCCCGAATTTTTAATGGGCGTGATCGGCGGCAATGCCCACCCCCAGGGGCTCACCCAGATCCTGGTGAACGCCCTCGATAGGGGCATGAATCCCCAGCAGGCCGTGGACGCGCCGCGCTTCAAGCTGATCATGCACAGCGGGGAGGTGCACATCGATCCGCAGTTCAGCGTCGAGGTGGGCAACGAACTGGTGGCCCGCGGCCATCAACTTGGCGATTCCTACAGCTTCGTGAGCTTCCAAGGGGCAGCCCAGATGCTGCGCATTCATCGCGACGCCAGGGGCCAGTGCACCAGCCTCGAGGCCGGCGTGGATCACCGGCTCGATGGCGTGGCGCTCGGGTTCTGA
- a CDS encoding MgtC/SapB family protein, translating to MSWLPALTPDLQVLLRLGLAVLCGLAVGINRAHHGNTSHPNRLRVHVLVGLSACLMVLAAGDDPQARSRVMQGVATGIGFLGAGEILVPPAADKRGLPEVRGLTSAASIWFTAALGVTVAASTPLLAGVALVLALITLSQRSNGDSRPAIDPAADQKRNR from the coding sequence ATGAGCTGGCTGCCGGCGCTCACTCCCGATCTGCAGGTCCTGCTGCGCCTAGGCCTGGCGGTGCTGTGTGGTTTGGCTGTGGGCATCAATCGCGCCCACCATGGCAATACCAGCCATCCCAATCGCCTGCGGGTGCATGTGCTGGTGGGCCTCAGTGCCTGTCTGATGGTGCTGGCGGCCGGTGACGACCCCCAGGCCCGCAGCCGCGTCATGCAGGGGGTAGCCACCGGAATTGGCTTCTTGGGGGCGGGCGAGATCCTGGTGCCCCCTGCTGCTGACAAGAGGGGCCTGCCTGAGGTGCGCGGACTCACCAGTGCGGCTTCGATCTGGTTTACGGCTGCCCTCGGGGTGACCGTGGCCGCCTCTACCCCCTTGCTTGCAGGGGTGGCCCTGGTTCTGGCCCTGATCACCCTGTCTCAGCGGAGCAACGGCGACTCGCGGCCAGCCATTGATCCTGCAGCAGATCAGAAGAGGAATCGATAG
- a CDS encoding LCP family protein produces the protein MRTPPAKRPRKRSKRGAVLLAIGVGLGGGLLLAGPLSELLSDTASGASNAITNPFAAWSGITNQDILLLGTDVGGGNTDVIASLRVDGGITRITQVPRDTYIEAEGYGPHKINALYSLGGTDLLKRELARKLGRPITHHLVVNLSAIRRMADALGGIEVDVPKRMAYTDNSQGLYIDLQPGLQNLKGQGLEGFLRFRHDEMGDIGRLERQQLALQALFRKLTRPEHLVRLPILLAAAGKDLKTDLGPMELGGLITAMGTTQLETKRLGGRPFYRDDISYWEAEWPQPVLDGSNGAESSGDGRYRFLF, from the coding sequence ATGAGAACCCCTCCGGCCAAGCGGCCCCGCAAGCGGAGTAAACGCGGTGCCGTCCTGCTGGCGATCGGGGTCGGCCTCGGCGGAGGCCTGTTGCTGGCGGGTCCCCTCTCCGAACTGCTCAGCGACACCGCCTCAGGCGCAAGTAACGCCATCACCAATCCGTTCGCGGCCTGGAGCGGCATCACCAATCAAGACATCCTGCTGCTCGGCACCGATGTGGGTGGTGGCAACACCGATGTGATCGCCAGCCTGCGGGTGGATGGGGGCATCACCCGGATCACCCAGGTACCTCGGGACACCTACATCGAGGCCGAAGGCTACGGACCCCACAAAATCAACGCTCTCTACAGCCTCGGGGGCACCGATCTGCTCAAACGGGAATTGGCGCGCAAGTTGGGTCGACCGATCACCCACCACCTAGTGGTGAACTTGTCTGCGATCCGGCGCATGGCCGATGCCCTTGGTGGCATCGAGGTGGACGTGCCGAAACGCATGGCCTACACCGATAACAGTCAGGGCCTCTACATCGACTTGCAACCCGGCCTGCAAAATCTCAAAGGCCAAGGCCTAGAAGGCTTCCTGCGCTTTCGCCACGATGAGATGGGCGACATTGGCCGGCTGGAGCGGCAGCAACTGGCCCTACAGGCCCTGTTTCGCAAGCTCACCAGGCCAGAACATCTGGTGCGCCTGCCGATCCTGCTGGCTGCAGCCGGTAAGGATCTGAAAACCGATCTAGGCCCCATGGAGCTGGGTGGCCTGATCACTGCCATGGGCACGACCCAGCTTGAAACCAAGCGACTGGGCGGACGGCCCTTCTATCGCGATGACATCAGCTATTGGGAAGCGGAGTGGCCCCAGCCGGTGCTGGATGGATCCAACGGAGCTGAAAGTAGCGGCGATGGCCGCTATCGATTCCTCTTCTGA
- a CDS encoding MarC family protein, which produces MALNHDLLLPSTFQHYLLGLFAVANNFPAIGPFLTLSEGLPNRQVSRVITLASFSSLLIMLGAYFLGTAVLQFFGIGVSAFQIAGGLLLGASGLKMLNATAPGDSHEKNCDVSHMDMGQMASSAIVPISLPLTTGAGTMSTITVYANSATSFNQHIELFAAILAMALIIALMFVFAARLTLMLGHVGMTVLIKVMGLFTLAIGIQFIVTGSSTILGQIQFRI; this is translated from the coding sequence ATGGCGCTCAATCACGATTTACTTCTACCCAGCACCTTTCAGCACTACCTGCTGGGGCTGTTCGCCGTGGCCAACAACTTCCCGGCCATAGGGCCCTTCCTTACCCTCAGCGAGGGGTTGCCGAATCGCCAGGTAAGTCGCGTGATCACGCTTGCCAGCTTCTCAAGTTTGCTGATCATGCTGGGTGCCTACTTCCTCGGCACGGCGGTGCTCCAGTTCTTTGGTATCGGAGTTAGCGCATTCCAGATCGCCGGTGGCTTGTTGCTGGGGGCGAGCGGCCTAAAAATGCTAAATGCAACAGCTCCGGGCGACTCACACGAGAAGAACTGCGACGTAAGCCACATGGATATGGGGCAGATGGCCTCCTCAGCGATCGTGCCGATCTCGCTACCGCTCACCACTGGTGCCGGCACGATGTCGACGATCACGGTCTATGCCAACAGCGCCACCAGCTTCAATCAACACATCGAGCTGTTTGCTGCGATTTTGGCGATGGCTCTGATCATCGCGCTGATGTTCGTGTTCGCCGCCCGCCTCACGCTGATGCTGGGTCATGTGGGCATGACAGTGCTAATCAAAGTAATGGGCTTGTTCACCTTGGCGATCGGCATTCAGTTCATCGTGACCGGCAGCAGCACGATCTTGGGGCAGATCCAGTTCAGGATCTAA
- a CDS encoding RNA-binding protein, translating to MTIYVGNLSFQAEREDLLDLFGQYGEVRQCSLPLDRETGRKRGFAFVELADDAAEQKAIDDLQDVEWMGRMIRVNKATPREGGGGGGGRGGYGGGGGNRGGGGGGYGGGGGNRW from the coding sequence ATGACTATCTACGTTGGCAATCTTTCGTTCCAAGCCGAACGCGAGGACTTGCTTGATCTCTTCGGCCAATACGGAGAGGTGCGCCAGTGCAGCCTGCCCCTTGACCGGGAAACCGGTCGCAAGCGGGGCTTCGCCTTTGTCGAGTTAGCCGACGATGCGGCCGAACAAAAGGCCATTGACGACCTTCAAGACGTCGAATGGATGGGGCGCATGATTCGCGTCAACAAAGCCACTCCCCGTGAAGGTGGCGGCGGTGGTGGCGGCCGTGGGGGCTACGGCGGTGGCGGTGGCAATCGTGGTGGCGGTGGTGGCGGATATGGCGGTGGTGGCGGCAACCGCTGGTAA